One window from the genome of Gadus morhua chromosome 16, gadMor3.0, whole genome shotgun sequence encodes:
- the c2cd3 gene encoding C2 domain-containing protein 3 isoform X3 → MKKTIKPRSAKSGSSKKKVPSDVSPATSLPPLVEGHLRCFLRVTVSRLVWTIHKPPQATFVRLRWWGETSNGTQFWPRDGSQATQKTVKTTTRFPIRCGPKQFISYLSDMGSLVMEVLTKLDHLPIARAQVAGISHLSLSHSISGFYTLVSPTSEKLGEVQVALSLEPLTEACDSSSSVPSMGTSSRVPRPGKLPPPQPPQPPTCSLGGADTPRGKDHLYFPSAQLDKGKGESFEGQGPTLAGGPQAHSDQPSTDLLSVILERGSKLRNAMVRSALQCDLDVDTALKDTPLPLPRDNVLPASKLLSPSYGGFLQNLLQDEASLQRPPRAHPDELSPSCTADIENRAVDLLLGRLNTSLPVWDGMVSPPESPLSGHSSVCLDSELNDPQYDQSLLENLFYKTPMSDSQAEVKETMSQSQSQEMSSTGHRENQLRSHRPADPGEGDTQAGAAADQLKALSRIRLARVTLHSLALPSSLPPPSPRKTTRKGRPPRPLVTKRCSYCVEYTFPVAPVSSRHACSNSLVGEVTRAVSAKVSGGEVTFEQRTVFPVSLVGENLRRYRETEVVFNLYSRNKSQQKPVPVGKAVYPLRCLLERERLSQSVVLPVQREDGAGESQEIGPLKVSLDLAADNKGFSFAKRGPTTTPRSPSHTQASPRRDPSPRPDPSPRRDPSPRRDPSPRRYPSPRPPSRAPLDRGPSPADHATETSVRAVHWASTGPYHRPGPQESPRGREQYHGEDDGGTLLHALLMVPDGKEFVCGPLQSPNFYLNCRLFGSDQTARSTLSWGQRSPEFNFVQVTPVALTPMLLERMKNNVMVVEVWQRTGSTEQDRVLGLVKLPLHQFYMSFRDPKICRLLLQSQYPVLGADGSMPVIDVFSGGTKGSLRVMLAMGSSEQVLALQRMRDEEAGPASHVPRPVYLPEHQHRSQAREAMIEHLFAVRVEKVQGLSPLESTVWGEADCYIQYSFPSQEGEPAAPLDPQLIESSVDLKQFRTPTSLCVPDPLFGHSETHVLLSPSGTPVQRLLLSALSGQGLPGGGGVQFEVWCRYYYPNVREQRVARGLLPLSKLCAMVTLQGQRPAEAQLFSLPLVRRGHGPADPLPQPSGLLDVYVQYRQRPVRAAGHVGAGMARVVTLNLQVHRASGLKAAARALAEQDERFRYFADVGPNCYVTAQLSFLPDGDGRSTRVVARSFCPEFEHHAEVPCDLDLQRSTGETRSLAEVLEQASARFTLWHRDSPKGPTTPKSKDRLLGTVKIPLSDLLLKKTGISGWFGVQPPRPSSSPVGPQGPVGGLEVSLGFAHHSDRARVLAAARALGWDLGPRGDDDDDEDEDEDVSTGSLSLSVSTPRAWLPVHCLLLAGEETLQRSTYCYLRYQLYDREAFCSPLRHPALEEGGQRRGLATLSFQGGGAVRLGRCRPLLWYLREERLELQLWVAFGKHKARRPHDTDRLVGSAFVDLSPLAAGPWHNQNLSGVYPLFRHSASDLSGAALRVHIAMTTGSLPGEAPALVVIDDDADVDSQEELLQEVEEEEVEADPGPSSTSQSHAPSSEGTNPCAGDDLAASQQTGVDATEDSFPVTVTVDRAMHLSLKGCPKAEPRGSLPSCSVSYLTADGPLPVSTPLIADSSCPVWEHHHECRLSKQLLVDPLQSLVFKVWHKGDMERVLGFASVDLSPLLSGFQAVCGWYNITDFSGQCQGQLKVSVSPLKGVQGLRGQRQPLVDQASNHPLALFQGLPLGYQTSATYSSFPAHLSRFPEQKISSPERTEQFFSQRPGEVDRHGEHMDNVRLFHQSLQEQVAGDAHPSSSILFSALRKNLSELDDMQKYFSHKLSTPGFPPACEHARPPSRSPSQPQEEGHPETSSHQLLLKSSQLVGEVNHILSGLQGPRPETMTSEPQGRASSPPAPGHCPLVGPSGTSPERDPHAPLQRAAEPPQPDDDSPQEEELHGHATVLSEEEDDEDYGAGGRKEEEAGGGREEEEDEDDNSEGDYDEMVVEPRPLNEVTSLTDRTSPWTSVFSGCDLSSAESLEDPEEGGDRGFPDPAHAGVVRRLWGPGAEGPDLQGTRGDTSGTVLEEGHHCECDHSTGPQSDASNSEGEEVERTLQASGEEEEVEPAVMNQAGQGSVDEPDNEPLTPQHTEEQPSPALSSAGLGEIPNFFLSSNHLEASMRALRLAPAFSRPPSNPGPGSAARGLRPPRRAPRPRPTLPAGSMTAPETARIACIFAAHFSEDQ, encoded by the exons ATGAAGAAGACCATAAAACCGAGGTCTGCCAAATCGGGGAGCAGCAAAAAGAAAG TCCCCAGTGATGTGTCCCCCGCGACCAGCCTCCCCCCGCTGGTGGAGGGCCATCTCAGGTGCTTCTTACGGGTGACCGTATCCAGGCTTGTATGGACCATACACAAGCCTCCGCAGGCCACCTTCGTCCGGCTGCGCTGGTGGGGGGAGACCTCCAATGGGACCCAGTTCTGGCCCCGGGATGGATCGCAGGCTACACAGAAGACCGTCAAGACCACCACCCGGTTCCCCATTCGCTGTGGCCCCAAGCAGTTCATCTCGTATCTCAGTG ATATGGGCTCCTTGGTGATGGAGGTTCTGACAAAGCTGGACCATCTGCCCATAGCCCGTGCTCAGGTGGCAGGTATCTCCCATCTCTCGCTGTCACATTCCATCAGCGGCTTTTATACCCTGGTCTCCCCAACATCTGAAAAACTGGGGGAAGTACAG GTGGCCCTCTCCCTGGAGCCCCTGACAGAGGCCTGCGACAGCAGCAGCTCCGTCCCCTCCATGGGCACCAGCAGCAGAGTACCTCGCCCGGGCAAGCTgcccccaccacaaccccctcagccccctacctgctccctcgGGGGCGCAGACACACCAAG AGGGAAAGACCATCTGTATTTCCCAAGTGCCCAGCTAGACAAAGGAAAGGGGGAGTCGTTTGAGGGCCAGGGGCCAACGTTGGCTGGAGGGCCGCAAGCCCACAGCGACCAGCCCTCTACTGACCTCCTCTCAG ttatctTGGAGCGTGGGAGCAAGCTCAGGAACGCCATGGTGAGGTCCGCCCTCCAGTGTGACCTGGATGTGGACACCGCTCTGAAGGACACACCTCTGCCTCTCCCCAGGGACAACGTCCTGCCGGCCTCCAA GTTGTTGTCTCCGTCCTATGGTGGGTTCCTCCAGAACCTCCTCCAGGATGAGGCCAGCCTCCAGCGCCCACCAAGAGCCCACCCAGACGAGCTCAGCCCCAGCTGTACGGCTGACATCGAGAACCGGGCTGTGGATCTGCTACTCGGCCG attaaaCACATCTCTACCTGTCTGGGATGGCATGGTCTCTCCCCCTGAGTCTCCTCTGTCCGGgcacagcagtgtgtgtctaGACAGCGAGCTCAATGACCCGCAGTATGACCAGAGCTTACTGGAGAACCTTTTCTACAAGACCCCT ATGTCGGACAGCCAAGCTGAAGTGAAGGAGACGATGTCCCAAAGCCAAAGTCAGGAAATGTCCTCCACAGGACATAGAGAGAATCAACTCAG gtcccACCGCCCCGCAGACCCAGGAGAAGGGGACACCCAGGCTGGCGCGGCAGCAGACCAGCTGAAGGCACTGAGTCGGATCCGACTGGCCAGAGTCACTCTCCACTCGCTCGCCCTCCCTTCgagcctccctcctccctcccccaggaaGACCACTAGAAAGGGGAGACCCCCTAGGCCACTAGTGACAAAGAGATG CTCGTACTGTGTGGAGTACACCTTCCCTGTGGCCCCTGTTTCCAGTCGCCATGCCTGCAGTAACTCTCTGGTAGGGGAGGTGACCCGGGCGGTCTCGGCTAAAGTCTCCGGTGGAG AGGTGACGTTTGAGCAGCGAACTGTGTTTCCCGTCTCCCTCGTCGGGGAAAACCTCAGACGGTACCGGGAAACGGAAGTAGTTTTTAACCTGTACTCCCGGAACAAAAGCCAGCAAAAG CCTGTGCCGGTGGGTAAGGCTGTTTATCCACTGCGCTGCCTGTTGGAGCGCGAGCGGCTCAGCCAGTCCGTTGTGTTGCCCGTACAGAGAGAAGACGGGGCTGGAGAGTCCCAGGAGATCGGCCCACTCAAG GTGTCCCTGGACCTCGCTGCAGACAACAAAGGTTTCAGCTTCGCCAAAAGAGGACCCACCACGACGCCCAGGTCTCCTTCACATACTCAGGCCAGTCCCCGACGAGACCCCAGTCCACGACCAGACCCCAGTCCCAGACGAGACCCCAGCCCCAGAAGAGACCCCAGCCCCCGACGATACCCCAGCCCCAGACCCCCATCCCGAGCCCCCCTAGACCGGGGTCCGTCGCCGGCCGACCACGCAACAGAGACCTCAGTTAGGGCGGTCCATTGGGCCTCGACGGGACCCTATCACCGTCCAGGTCCGCAGGAATCCCCCCGTGGAAGAGAACAGTACCACGGGGAGGACGACGGGGGGACCCTGCTGCACGCCCTTCTCATGGTCCCCGATGGGAAGGAGTTTGTCTGTGGGCCCCTGCAGTCTCCAAACTTCTACCTGAACTGTCGGCTGTTTGGGTCGGACCAGACCGCCCGCTCTACGCTCAGCTGGGGACAGCGGAGTCCTGAGTTCAACTTTGTTCAG GTGACCCCGGTGGCCCTGACCCCCATGCTGCTGGAGAGGATGAAGAACAacgtgatggtggtggaggtgtggcaGAGGACCGGCTCCACGGAGCAAGACCGGGTCCTGGGCCTGGTCAAGCTCCCCCTGCACCAGTTCTACATGTCCTTCAG AGACCCGAAGATATGCCGGCTGCTTCTCCAGTCGCAGTACCCTGTGCTGGGGGCGGACGGCTCCATGCCCGTCATCGACGTGTTCTCCGGGGGTACCAAGGGGAGCCTGAGGGTGATGCTGGCCATGGGCAGCTCGGAGCAGGTCCTGGCTCTCCAGCGCATGAGGGACGAAGAGGCCGGCCCTGCCTCTCATGTTCCCCGCCCTGTTTACCTACCGGAACACCAGCATCGCTCACAAGCCAGG gaggccatGATAGAGCATCTGTTTGCTGTGCGGGTGGAGAAGGTCCAGGGTCTCAGCCCGCTGGAGTCCACCGTCTGGGGGGAAGCCGACTGCTACATCCAGTACAGCTTCCCCTCCCAGGAGGGAGAGCCGGCCGCGCCTCTGGACCCCCAGCTCATCGAGAGCA gtgtggACCTGAAGCAGTTCCGGACCCCCACCTCGCTGTGCGTGCCGGACCCCCTGTTCGGCCACAGTGAGACCCACGTGCTGCTGTCCCCCTCGGGGACGCCGGTCCAGAGGCTGCTGCTCAGCGCCCTGTCCGGCCAGGGCCTGCCCGGCGGGGGGGGCGTCCAGTTTGAAGTGTGGTGCCG ATACTACTACCCCAACGTGCGTGAGCAGAGGGTGGCCCGGGGCCTGCTGCCCCTGTCCAAGCTGTGTGCCATGGTCACCCTGCAGGGACAGCGGCCGGCTGAGGCCCAgctcttctccctgcctctgGTCCGGAGGGGCCACGGCCCTGCGGACCCCCTGCCCCAGCCCTCAG GTCTGCTGGATGTGTACGTCCAGTACAGACAGAGgcctgtgagggctgcagggcATGTAGGAGCAGGGATGGCCCGCGTGGTCACCCTGAACCTTCAGGTGCACAGAGCTTCCGGCCTAAAGGCAGCTGCAAG GGCGCTGGCGGAGCAGGACGAGAGGTTCCGGTACTTCGCCGACGTGGGGCCCAACTGCTACGTGACGGCCcagctctccttcctgcccgaCGGGGACGGCCGCAGCACGCGCGTGGTGGCCCGGTCCTTCTGCCCAGAGTTCGAGCACCACGCCGAGGTGCCCTGCGACCTGGACCTCCAGAGGAGCACCGGGGAGACGCGCAGCCTGGCCGAGGTGCTGGAGCAGGCCTCGGCCCGGTTCACCCTCTGGCACAGGGACAGCCCTAAAG GGCCGACCACACCTAAATCTAAAGATAGGCTTCTGGGAACGGTGAAAATTCCTCTGAGTGATCTCCTCCTCAAGAAAACAG gtaTATCCGGTTGGTTTGGCGTTCAGCCTCctcgcccctcctcctcccccgttgGCCCCCAGGGCCCGGTGGGCGGGCTGGAGGTCTCCCTCGGCTTCGCCCATCACTCGGACCGGGCCCGGGTCCTGGCCGCCGCCCGGGCTCTGGGCTGGGACCTCGGGCCGCGgggcgacgacgacgacgacgaagacgaggacgaggacgtgAGCACGGGAAGCCTGTCTCTGAGCGTCTCCACGCCCAGAGCGTGGCTCCCCGTCCACTGTCTGCTCCTGGCGGGAGAGGAGACCCTGCAGCGCTCCACCTACTGCTACCTGCGGTACCAGCTGTACGACCGGGAGGCCTTCTGCTCCCCGCTGAGACACCCcgccctggaggagggggggcagcgGCGAGGCCTAGCTACCCTGAGCTTTCAGGGCGGCGGGGCGGTGAGGCTCGGGCGCTGCCGGCCCCTGCTCTGGTACCTCCGCGAGGAGAGGCTGGAGCTCCAGCTGTGGGTGGCCTTCGGGAAGCACAAGGCCCGGAGGCCCCACGACACGGACCGGCTGGTGGGGTCCGCCTTCGTGGATCTGTCCCCACTCGCCGCGGGCCCCTGGCACAACCAGAACCTCAGTG GGGTCTACCCGCTCTTCAGGCACTCCGCCTCCGATCTGAGCGGGGCTGCGCTCAGGGTGCACATCGCCATGACGACAGGCTCTCTCCCCGGGGAGGCCCCCGCCCTCGTCGTCATCGACGACGACGCCGACGTCGACAGCCAGGAAGAGCTCCTTCAGGAAGTggaagaagaggaagtggaGGCGGACCCAGGGCCATCCTCCACTAGCCAATCACACGCTCCGTCCAGCGAGGGGACCAATCCCTGTGCAGGCGATGACCTGGCGGCCTCGCAGCAGACGGGGGTGGACGCCACAGAGGACTCGTTCCCTGTCACCGTCACCGTGGACCGCGCCATGCACCTCAGTCTGAAAG gcTGTCCCAAGGCAGAGCCCCGGGGGTCCCTGCCCTCCTGCAGTGTGTCCTACCTCACCGCTGACGGCCCCCTGCCCGTCTCCACACCCCTTATCGCCGACAGCAGCTGCCCTGTGTGGGAGCACCACCACGAGTGCAG GCTGTCGAAGCAGCTGCTGGTGGACCCATTGCAGTCCCTGGTCTTCAAAGTCTGGCACAAAGGAG ACATGGAGAGGGTGCTCGGGTTCGCCTCGGTCGACCTGTCCCCCCTGCTGTCAGGCTTCCAGGCGGTGTGCGGCTGGTACAACATCACCGACTTCAGCGGCCAGTGCCAGGGTCAGCTCAAGGTGTCCGTCTCGCCGCTGAAGGGCGTGCAGGGGCTCCGGGGCCAGCGGCAGCCGCTGGTGGACCAGGCCTCCAACCACCCCTTG GCCTTGTTCCAGGGCCTTCCTCTGGGCTACCAGACCTCTGCCACATACAGCAGCTTCCCTGCTCACCTCAGCCGCTTCCCGGAGCAGAAAATCTCCTCCCCGGAGCGGACAGAACAGTTCTTCTCCCAGAG GCCCGGGGAGGTGGACCGCCACGGGGAGCACATGGACAACGTCCGGCTCTTCCACCAGAGCCTGCAGGAGCAGGTGGCCGGCGACgcccatccctccagctccatcCTCTTCTCAGCCCTGAG GAAGAACCTGAGCGAGCTGGACGACATGCAGAAGTACTTCAGCCACAAGCTGTCCACCCCCGGCTTCCCACCCGCCTGTGAGCACGCCCGGCCCCCCTCCCGGTCCCCCTCCCAGCCTCAAGAGGAGGGGCACCCAGAGACCAGCAGCCATCAGCTGCTTCTCAAGTCCAGCCAGCTAGTGGGAGAGGTCAACCATATCCTCTCTG GTTTGCAGGGACCGCGGCCGGAAACGATGACCTCTGAGCCCCAGGGCCGTGCCTCGTCACCTCCGGCCCCAGGGcactgccccctggtgggccCCTCGGGAACCtccccagagagagacccccaTGCACCCCTCCAGAGAGCTGCAGAACCACCCCAGCCCGATGACGACTctccccaggaggaggagcttcaCGGGCACGCCACAGTCCTGtctgaggaggaagacgacgagGACTATGGAGCAGGTGGCCGAAAGGAGGAAGAAGCAGGTGGTGGCcgtgaagaagaagaggatgaggatgataacAGCGAGGGGGACTACGACGAGATGGTGGTGGAGCCCAGACCTCTGAACGAGGTGACCTCTTTGACGGACAGGACCAGCCCCTGGACCAGTGTCTTCTCCGGCTGTGACCTCAGTTCAGCGGAGAGCCTGGAGGATCCAGAGGAGGGCGGTGACCGCGGCTTCCCAGACCCGGCCCACGCTGGGGTGGTCAGGAGACTGTGGGGACCCGGGGCAGAAGGGCCGGACCTCCAGGGAACACGTGGGGACACTAGTGGGACCGTACTGGAGGAAGGGCACCACTGTGAGTGTGACCACTCTACCGGACCGCAGAGTGACGCCTCGAactctgagggggaggaggtggagaggacgCTGCAGGCGtcaggtgaggaagaggaggtagagCCGGCGGTGATGAACCAGGCTGGTCAGGGGTCAGTGGACGAGCCTGACAATGAACCTTTGACCCCTCAACACACAGAAGAGCAGCCATCACCAGC TTTAAGCTCTGCCGGTCTAGGTGAGATCCCGAACTTCTTCCTCTCGTCCAATCACCTGGAGGCCTCCATGAGGGCCCTCCGGCTGGCCCCGGCCTTCTCCAGGCCCCCGTCTAACCCG GGTCCTGGCTCCGCAGCCCGAGGTCTGAGGCCCCCCAGACGAGCCCCCCGACCCAGGCCAACCCTCCCAGCCGGTTCCATGACGGCACCAGAGACCGCAAGGATAGCTTGCATATTCGCTGCTCATTTTAGTGAAGACCAGTAG